GGCACACGTCCTTTGCTTCGGTGGATGTTTATCCCGAAATTTCGCAGGATATTGAAATTGAAGTAAAAGACGAAGACATCCGGCTGGATGTTTTCCGGGCCAGCGGTCCCGGCGGACAGCATGTCAACAAGACAAACTCGGCTGTGCGCATCACCCACCTGCCCACAAATATTGTTGTTCAGTGCCAGAATGAAAAGTCGCAGCTGAAAAACAAAGAAACCGCTATGAAAGTCCTCAAGTCCCGGCTTTACGAGCAGGAACTTAAACGGCAGGAAGAAAGCAAGAGAGCTGACTACGCCACCAAAGATTCCATCGGATTCGGCAGTCAGATCAGGACATATACTCTGCAACCTTACCGACTGGTCAAGGACCATCGCTGCGGAGCCGAAGACGGAAACGTTGAAGCGGTTCTGGACGGCGAGCTGGACGGCCTGATCAGAAAATACATGCTTGACGCATACGGCGGAGACAATGAGCGCTGAGTACATCGCTGAAAATGAAGCCAGCCTTATGGAAGAACTTCTTTCTGTGCGGGACAGGTTCTGCACAAAAAATGAAGTATGCACCTCCCATGAGTGCCCGGAAGGACTGGCCGTATTGCGGGTCTGCCCGGGCATGACACTTGAAGCGTGGGAAATCCTCGCGGAACGGCACGGCCTGAACGACTGGCTGACCATGCCCCTCGACCGGAACATGACCCCGCATTTGAACCATGTCCAATCCGTGCTGCAGGAACTTTCCTACAAAACAGAGCACGACCCCCTGACCGGGCTTTCCAACCGCAGGGTCTTTGAACGGACCCTTGATCAGGAAATTGAACGGTCCCGCAGGAACAAGACCCCGGTCAGCCTTGCCATACTTGATCTGGATGATTTCAAACAGATCAACGACAACTGGGGACACCTCAAAGGCGATGAAGTGCTGATCGATTTCGCGGAGCTGCTGGCCCGCAATTCAAGGCGCTACGACCTTGTGGCCCGCATCGGCGGAGAGGAGTTTGCTATCATTTTTTCCGGTGTGGGGTTAATCAAATCCCAACAACTGCTGGAACGGCTGCTGGAAAAAGTGCGGGAACTGAAATTCTCCATACCGGGCAGTACTGACTATTTTTCAATGACCTCTTCTGCGGGAATTTCCTGCTACAAAGGTATGGTGGACATTGAAATGCATGAACTGATCGACAAAGCTGACAAGGCCCTTTACGAGGCCAAAAAGTCCGGCAAAGATCAGGTCCAGACAGCAGATATCCTTGATTTCGAATCCGTGACCAAGGAAAGCCTTGTTCATGCGGATGAAAAGAAATTTTTATTCACGGGCAACTAAAGGAATATATAGACATGATCAACGCCAATAAAACATTAAGTATTGCTGTCATGAGCGGTAAGGGCGGAGTCGGAAAAACCAACCTTTCCTTAAATCTTTCCTACGCCCTGAATACCGGGGGCAACAGCCTGCTGCTCATGGACTGCGACCTCGGACTGGCCAACCTCGACGTACTGCTGGGAATTTCCCCGGAATCCAACATGCAAGACCTGCTCACCAGCGGAGCCAAGCCTTCGGACATTGTCGTCC
This genomic window from Desulfovibrio sp. JC010 contains:
- a CDS encoding GGDEF domain-containing protein, producing MSAEYIAENEASLMEELLSVRDRFCTKNEVCTSHECPEGLAVLRVCPGMTLEAWEILAERHGLNDWLTMPLDRNMTPHLNHVQSVLQELSYKTEHDPLTGLSNRRVFERTLDQEIERSRRNKTPVSLAILDLDDFKQINDNWGHLKGDEVLIDFAELLARNSRRYDLVARIGGEEFAIIFSGVGLIKSQQLLERLLEKVRELKFSIPGSTDYFSMTSSAGISCYKGMVDIEMHELIDKADKALYEAKKSGKDQVQTADILDFESVTKESLVHADEKKFLFTGN